From a region of the Paenibacillus sp. FSL R10-2734 genome:
- a CDS encoding sugar ABC transporter permease — protein MKVLKVPARTIAVFVLPCLLLYVCLVFAPILVSFYTGLLQWDGITTTKTFAGLANFKEMFFHDPVFWPSVRRTLLYAVASMVEIPFCLLMAILLNRYVRKGNTLVSIYFTPVILSVVIIGQLWKTIYDPVSMGGMLNGVLISLGLDSWTHNWITEPKIAMFALYAVSLWQYFGYHLLIQYTGVQNIPDELYEAAKIDGADGFKADRYITFPLIIPIFKISIVLAFIGSLQAFDLVMVMTAGGPAHATDVISTHMYNSSFLSFKYGYGSAIASFLVILCLVFTAGINTIFNKLEKKFS, from the coding sequence ATGAAGGTTCTAAAGGTTCCAGCGCGCACAATCGCCGTCTTCGTGTTACCTTGCCTGCTTTTGTATGTGTGCTTGGTGTTTGCTCCTATTCTAGTATCCTTTTATACAGGATTGCTACAATGGGACGGAATTACGACTACGAAAACATTTGCTGGACTTGCTAATTTCAAAGAGATGTTTTTTCATGATCCAGTGTTTTGGCCATCGGTAAGGAGAACCTTGCTCTATGCCGTTGCCTCCATGGTGGAAATTCCATTTTGTTTGTTGATGGCTATCCTTCTAAATCGTTACGTGAGAAAAGGAAACACTTTAGTTTCTATTTACTTTACGCCGGTTATTTTGTCAGTGGTCATTATTGGGCAGCTCTGGAAAACGATTTATGATCCTGTCTCCATGGGAGGGATGTTGAATGGCGTCCTGATCTCTCTTGGATTAGATAGCTGGACTCACAATTGGATCACTGAACCTAAAATTGCGATGTTCGCGCTCTATGCAGTCTCTCTTTGGCAATATTTCGGCTACCATTTGCTGATTCAATATACCGGTGTTCAGAATATTCCGGATGAGCTGTATGAAGCAGCAAAGATCGATGGGGCTGACGGATTCAAAGCCGACCGATATATCACCTTTCCGTTGATTATTCCAATCTTTAAAATATCTATCGTACTCGCTTTTATAGGGTCTTTGCAGGCTTTTGATCTCGTCATGGTCATGACAGCCGGTGGACCCGCTCATGCTACCGATGTTATTTCCACACATATGTACAACAGTTCATTCCTATCTTTTAAATATGGATATGGTAGTGCTATCGCTTCGTTCTTGGTCATTCTGTGCCTCGTATTTACTGCTGGGATTAATACTATCTTTAATAAGCTTGAGAAAAAATTCAGTTAG
- a CDS encoding sensor histidine kinase, producing the protein MRNSFHSIHHRLFLLFLFCMSSILLIVSLLYYNRTTVQFHEKISDLSRKNVAQTADLFSLLYKGYDSLSKSLSNNFELIRLINETSNEPAIAYINEQTITNILGAIFYSRDDLVGIHVITDKGKIYNYGNYMNVVDPEYMKEDWYNQLQASSGKMVWLGVYEHSLIDQVEDSPVFAFGRQIYDLNEHKPIGIVLYETNPKPVLDALDNVKLGENSQVYLMSQDGRFVSSAEDQELDLTQLPSLQNSQNVVVEQKANRLLVASKLSFSGWWVLSITPDRDLNVELVEMKRYLFIVFSILILVSTLIASIVSRTISLPLKKVIREMKQVEIGNFRGMVNVSSYQEINILVASFNRMVRRIEELIERVKLSSVSEKNAELHALQSQVNPHFLYNTLDMIYWMLDEEGNEQLGELVLSLSSMFRYSSHWEADVEVTLREELEQIGHYLNIISIRLEGRLRIEMNIDERWLEVRLPKMTVQPVIENAVKHGLESLDRQGILKVSTLEEAGVLNIVVQDNGKGMDAEKLNALVESLDRPTTKENGKVGIGLQNLHQRLQHMFGESYGLVIRSLPGEGTEVAIMLPIPQEGVHSHEHSHS; encoded by the coding sequence TTGAGAAATAGCTTTCATTCCATCCACCATCGATTGTTTTTGCTGTTTCTTTTTTGTATGTCTAGCATTCTATTGATTGTGAGTTTGCTCTATTACAACCGAACAACCGTACAGTTTCATGAAAAAATAAGTGATTTGTCGCGGAAAAATGTCGCACAGACGGCGGATCTATTCAGCTTGCTGTATAAGGGCTATGACAGTCTCTCTAAATCACTCAGTAATAACTTTGAATTAATACGCCTGATTAATGAAACAAGCAATGAACCTGCGATAGCCTACATCAATGAACAGACGATTACGAATATTCTCGGGGCTATATTTTATTCGAGGGATGATCTCGTAGGTATCCATGTCATTACAGATAAAGGAAAGATCTATAATTACGGCAACTATATGAACGTGGTTGATCCAGAATATATGAAGGAAGATTGGTACAATCAGCTACAGGCTTCCTCCGGTAAAATGGTCTGGCTCGGCGTCTATGAACATTCTCTTATTGATCAAGTGGAGGATAGTCCTGTGTTTGCCTTCGGCCGTCAGATTTACGATCTCAATGAACACAAACCGATTGGTATTGTTTTGTATGAGACGAATCCTAAGCCGGTTCTGGATGCGCTAGATAATGTAAAGCTGGGCGAGAATAGCCAGGTATATTTAATGTCGCAGGATGGACGATTCGTATCCTCTGCCGAAGATCAGGAACTTGATTTAACGCAGCTCCCGTCTTTGCAGAACTCCCAGAATGTTGTGGTCGAACAGAAAGCGAATCGTCTGCTCGTCGCGTCTAAACTGTCCTTCTCCGGATGGTGGGTGCTTAGTATTACTCCTGATCGTGACCTAAATGTAGAGTTGGTAGAGATGAAACGTTATCTATTCATTGTATTTTCAATTCTTATCCTGGTCTCTACTTTGATAGCCTCCATTGTTTCACGAACGATTTCTTTACCGCTTAAAAAGGTAATCCGAGAGATGAAGCAAGTGGAGATCGGTAATTTCCGGGGCATGGTGAATGTTTCTTCTTATCAAGAGATTAATATTCTTGTTGCTTCATTTAATCGTATGGTTCGCCGAATCGAAGAACTGATCGAGCGGGTAAAGCTCTCATCCGTCAGTGAGAAGAATGCTGAGCTTCATGCCTTGCAATCTCAAGTGAACCCACATTTTCTATACAATACTCTGGATATGATTTATTGGATGCTGGATGAGGAAGGGAATGAGCAGCTGGGCGAGCTAGTACTCTCGCTTTCATCGATGTTTCGGTACAGTAGTCATTGGGAGGCTGACGTAGAGGTCACGCTTCGAGAAGAGCTAGAACAAATTGGACACTATCTAAATATTATTTCCATCCGATTGGAAGGTCGTCTACGGATTGAGATGAATATAGATGAACGATGGTTAGAGGTTCGTCTTCCCAAGATGACTGTACAACCTGTAATTGAAAATGCTGTAAAACATGGCTTGGAATCGCTCGACCGTCAAGGCATTCTGAAGGTGAGTACACTTGAAGAAGCTGGAGTACTGAACATTGTCGTTCAGGATAATGGCAAAGGTATGGATGCAGAGAAGCTGAATGCGCTGGTGGAATCTTTGGACCGGCCTACGACGAAAGAAAATGGAAAAGTGGGGATAGGTCTTCAAAATCTGCATCAGCGGCTCCAGCATATGTTCGGAGAATCCTATGGTCTTGTGATTCGAAGCTTACCTGGAGAAGGCACTGAGGTTGCTATCATGCTGCCGATTCCGCAGGAAGGAGTGCATAGTCATGAACATTCTCATAGCTGA
- a CDS encoding response regulator — protein MNILIADDERVIREGIKRTISSIYPDYCVHVAASTEEAVKIMEEQSIHIVLTDILMPGMNGLEFMRISKRRYPYVKWVVISAHSEFAYAQEAVRLGARDYLLKPIGKSKLLEIISNLALEIEQDQKLIKNEDRLRSSLKFLREGVFQRLASGFNLGNLDISQLIEDHQYFYLILLQMDAGDKNVRIEHFIVENVLTELIERDGSGFVVSYDRQSLLGLITLRDDARFESFLEDGKTYLKQYLKTPFQMIHSGRSYDINTVPQIVTSLREVVNSQVLDLAPAKGSGEKAIDIALQYVKEHYYEDLTLEKIASVVFLNPVYFSQLFKQKTGQGYKEYVTSLRLEQAKLLLVNSKLKVTEIAERIGYQDMRHFTQMFRKRFLLTPTEYRQQLNNGAY, from the coding sequence ATGAACATTCTCATAGCTGATGATGAACGGGTGATCCGCGAAGGCATCAAACGTACGATAAGCAGTATATATCCAGATTATTGTGTACATGTTGCTGCGTCAACAGAAGAAGCTGTTAAGATTATGGAGGAACAGTCCATTCATATCGTCTTAACAGATATTCTTATGCCCGGTATGAATGGCTTGGAGTTCATGAGGATTTCTAAGCGGCGGTATCCTTATGTCAAATGGGTCGTCATCTCTGCACATAGTGAGTTTGCTTACGCGCAGGAGGCGGTTCGGCTTGGAGCGAGAGATTATTTACTTAAGCCGATCGGCAAAAGCAAGCTGCTTGAGATCATCAGTAACTTAGCGCTAGAAATAGAGCAGGATCAAAAGCTCATTAAAAATGAAGATCGGCTAAGATCAAGTCTGAAATTCTTAAGAGAAGGTGTATTTCAGAGACTCGCATCTGGTTTTAATCTCGGTAATCTAGATATCAGTCAATTAATAGAAGATCATCAATATTTCTATTTGATCTTGCTGCAAATGGATGCGGGTGATAAAAACGTTCGGATTGAACATTTTATTGTAGAGAATGTATTAACTGAGCTGATAGAGCGGGACGGGAGCGGGTTTGTAGTCAGCTACGACCGACAGAGTTTACTGGGTTTAATCACCTTAAGGGATGATGCACGGTTTGAATCTTTTCTTGAAGATGGGAAGACATATTTGAAGCAATATTTAAAAACACCCTTCCAAATGATACATTCCGGACGTAGCTATGATATTAATACTGTTCCTCAGATCGTAACGAGCTTAAGAGAGGTTGTGAATTCGCAAGTACTGGATTTAGCACCTGCTAAAGGAAGCGGTGAGAAGGCCATCGACATCGCTTTGCAGTATGTGAAGGAACACTATTACGAAGACCTTACTTTGGAAAAGATTGCTTCCGTTGTATTTCTGAATCCGGTCTACTTCAGTCAATTATTCAAACAGAAAACAGGTCAAGGTTATAAAGAATACGTGACATCCTTACGCTTGGAGCAAGCGAAGCTGCTACTAGTGAACTCGAAGCTTAAAGTGACAGAAATCGCCGAACGTATTGGTTATCAGGACATGCGACATTTTACACAGATGTTCCGCAAGCGTTTCCTCTTAACTCCGACGGAGTATCGTCAGCAGCTTAACAACGGTGCATACTGA
- a CDS encoding carbohydrate ABC transporter permease, producing the protein MRNVKHKRPKRPYKDGKRLSEKYKNNVFRETNTFLYFKKGLVYLLFAIPVVTQLYPLLWLLLYSLKTNEEILDGSFFSFPSVFQWHNYSEAYKSGSYLKYLSNSVIVTGVTMIFVILLSSMVAYAISRFRWRYGNLVMTIFLMGMMIPMQATLLPLMIIFKNMHILNTHLSLILPYVAFSTPIAVFILSGFMKSIPHEIEESAFIDGASVYRIFRTIILPVSVPPVMTVCILTFINIWNEYILAATFISSEKLKTLPFGVYTFVSQYSVNYGNIGAFLVMGALPVILIYFFLSNQITKGMVAGAVKG; encoded by the coding sequence ATGCGGAATGTCAAGCATAAACGCCCTAAGCGTCCTTACAAGGACGGTAAGCGTTTAAGCGAGAAATATAAGAATAATGTATTCCGTGAAACCAATACGTTCTTATATTTCAAGAAAGGACTCGTGTATCTTCTCTTTGCGATTCCTGTCGTAACCCAACTATATCCTCTTCTATGGCTGCTGCTCTATTCCTTGAAGACTAATGAAGAGATTTTGGATGGTAGTTTTTTCTCATTTCCTAGTGTATTTCAGTGGCATAACTATAGCGAGGCCTATAAGTCCGGTAGTTATCTAAAATATTTATCCAACAGCGTAATCGTCACTGGAGTAACGATGATCTTCGTCATCCTGCTTAGCTCGATGGTAGCTTATGCGATCTCTCGGTTCCGTTGGCGTTACGGCAACTTGGTCATGACGATATTCTTAATGGGGATGATGATTCCCATGCAGGCCACTTTACTCCCGCTGATGATCATTTTCAAAAATATGCATATTCTGAATACGCATTTGTCGCTCATATTGCCTTATGTAGCTTTTTCTACCCCCATAGCGGTGTTCATCTTAAGTGGGTTTATGAAGAGCATTCCGCATGAAATCGAAGAATCAGCCTTTATCGATGGGGCGAGTGTATATCGGATCTTCCGCACGATCATTCTTCCTGTTTCTGTACCGCCGGTAATGACCGTGTGCATTCTTACGTTCATCAATATTTGGAATGAGTATATCTTAGCGGCCACCTTCATTTCCTCCGAGAAATTGAAGACTCTGCCCTTTGGCGTGTACACATTCGTTAGTCAGTATTCTGTAAACTATGGGAACATCGGCGCTTTTCTAGTTATGGGTGCACTGCCCGTCATTTTAATCTATTTCTTCCTATCCAATCAGATTACAAAGGGAATGGTGGCAGGGGCAGTGAAAGGATAA
- a CDS encoding Ger(x)C family spore germination protein has translation MCRQRTFYLLLVFMILLTQSACWSSKEIEDLSLYTGLALDQGEPRAVEQELEERGGSYHKHNEVTATIQIVPEKKLGNTGKESEMPKALFFNLSETGDSMFEVFRQFAIRKNRPIIGHHLKVIVISEKLVQQEKIRRLMDFVLRDNDIRPSCLIFLSQGLASDTLTTTHTEEIPSFRIAEMIRNEFRTSKVMKGITLSNLDALMYSKQSFVLQNILEARGQVEFSGAGIIKGDSGYWIGNLNQQDVESIAWIKGEVKGGSIKAYDHKNESITYEIKSAKSKITVKETDHEKFSFHVAIESTGRLIENWDEEELSSEAANHKELERVFEERLTQMINSLIHKMKSTYKVEVAGFGDWLRIEEPHVWKKIKDHWDEEFIRIPVTFDVKLKITDFGSFTE, from the coding sequence ATGTGTAGACAACGGACGTTTTATTTACTATTGGTATTTATGATTCTACTTACGCAGTCTGCCTGCTGGAGCAGTAAGGAGATTGAAGACCTGAGTCTTTATACTGGACTGGCGCTTGATCAGGGAGAACCCAGAGCGGTTGAACAAGAATTAGAGGAGCGTGGAGGAAGCTACCATAAACATAATGAAGTGACGGCTACGATACAAATTGTGCCTGAAAAAAAACTTGGAAACACCGGCAAAGAGAGCGAAATGCCTAAAGCCCTTTTTTTTAATTTATCAGAGACAGGAGATTCAATGTTTGAAGTCTTCCGTCAGTTTGCCATTCGCAAGAACCGTCCGATTATTGGGCATCACCTCAAGGTTATTGTCATATCAGAGAAACTGGTACAACAGGAGAAGATTAGACGGCTAATGGACTTTGTTCTTCGTGATAATGATATTCGCCCCAGCTGTCTCATTTTTCTTAGCCAGGGGCTTGCATCCGATACGCTTACCACGACCCACACGGAGGAGATTCCTTCCTTTCGTATTGCTGAGATGATTCGCAACGAGTTCAGAACCAGTAAAGTTATGAAGGGCATAACGTTGTCGAATCTAGACGCACTGATGTACTCCAAGCAAAGCTTTGTGTTGCAGAATATTCTGGAGGCACGAGGGCAGGTGGAATTTTCCGGAGCCGGTATTATCAAGGGAGATTCAGGATATTGGATCGGCAACCTTAATCAACAGGATGTGGAGAGTATTGCCTGGATCAAAGGGGAAGTTAAAGGCGGGAGTATCAAAGCATACGATCATAAAAACGAATCGATTACTTATGAGATTAAATCAGCCAAGAGTAAGATTACTGTGAAAGAGACTGATCATGAGAAGTTCTCTTTTCATGTTGCGATTGAGTCCACTGGACGCCTTATTGAGAATTGGGATGAAGAAGAGCTTTCCTCGGAGGCAGCAAATCACAAAGAGCTGGAAAGAGTCTTTGAGGAAAGATTAACCCAAATGATAAATAGTCTTATACATAAAATGAAGTCCACCTATAAAGTGGAGGTAGCCGGGTTCGGTGATTGGCTAAGGATTGAAGAGCCCCACGTCTGGAAAAAGATCAAAGATCATTGGGATGAGGAATTTATACGGATTCCAGTGACCTTTGATGTAAAGCTTAAGATCACTGATTTTGGTTCGTTCACTGAATGA
- a CDS encoding DUF4190 domain-containing protein: MSYPPNENQSYYPPPPPPAPMNGKSIAGFVLGILSIVVPYIGFLFGIVAIILSALSLKEIRIRYEQGRGLAIAGLVCGIVGTLIYAILILFFIIFIYAASSYTPY, encoded by the coding sequence ATGAGTTATCCACCGAACGAGAATCAAAGCTATTATCCTCCCCCACCCCCTCCAGCACCAATGAATGGCAAGTCAATTGCAGGTTTCGTTTTAGGAATTCTGTCCATTGTTGTACCTTATATCGGATTTTTGTTTGGGATTGTAGCGATTATACTGTCTGCCCTATCACTGAAAGAGATCCGGATTCGGTATGAGCAAGGTAGAGGCTTAGCCATCGCGGGTTTGGTATGCGGAATTGTTGGCACGCTAATTTACGCCATATTAATTTTATTTTTCATTATTTTTATATACGCTGCTTCTAGCTACACTCCTTACTGA
- a CDS encoding extracellular solute-binding protein, with the protein MVNTKMKITSTIALSAALVLSMAACGNSNNESKGATVSKGNTATNAPDAGTTKTETGKKVTITFQNIYPDPATPSYKMLHELVDQYEKENPNIHIELDTLNTDQQKVKLKTQAASKEIPDITIVNPAAQMKPFVDAKLFAPLNDMLDQNGLKDTYQSGLLDYYSFDGNVYALPDGNNIEVVYYNKELFEQAGIKDTPTTFDELLQDVKTLKAKGITPIAIGEKDSWTGSFLFMNILLRTNGGPGFLQDVLDGKKTFEDPAFVEAVDRFQDLVQAGAFPDGATSIDANAGGNIFKSGKAAMWVIGSWETGAVDASSVAGKAGAFQFPTVNGKGDPNEFMLAPGSAFAISANSEHLQETKDFLNFFTLNFPKKQFELKNAVGIGQKVEGDLKAAGYSDLAINISGLFNQVKGGDLAFDNTMNPATAQVHLSSIQNLFVQKMDSAQVAKEHQTAFEANK; encoded by the coding sequence ATGGTCAACACAAAAATGAAGATAACTTCAACGATTGCGTTATCAGCAGCTTTGGTTTTAAGTATGGCAGCGTGTGGAAATTCAAACAACGAGAGTAAAGGCGCCACAGTGTCTAAAGGTAATACAGCTACGAATGCTCCAGATGCCGGAACAACAAAAACCGAAACCGGCAAGAAGGTCACGATTACTTTTCAAAATATTTACCCGGATCCAGCAACACCTTCTTACAAGATGCTTCATGAATTAGTCGATCAATATGAAAAAGAGAACCCCAACATTCACATCGAACTAGATACTTTAAATACGGACCAGCAAAAGGTCAAATTGAAAACACAAGCCGCTTCCAAAGAAATTCCTGATATTACGATTGTTAACCCGGCTGCACAAATGAAACCTTTCGTTGATGCTAAGCTGTTCGCTCCCCTGAATGACATGCTGGATCAAAACGGATTAAAGGATACTTATCAATCCGGTCTGCTCGATTACTACAGCTTCGATGGCAATGTTTATGCGCTGCCAGATGGTAATAACATCGAGGTAGTCTACTACAATAAGGAGCTTTTCGAGCAAGCAGGCATTAAAGACACCCCTACAACATTCGATGAATTACTCCAAGATGTTAAGACCTTGAAAGCAAAGGGCATTACGCCAATCGCAATTGGTGAAAAAGATTCCTGGACGGGTTCATTCTTGTTCATGAATATACTGCTTCGCACAAATGGAGGTCCTGGTTTCCTTCAAGATGTATTGGATGGCAAAAAAACATTTGAAGATCCTGCTTTCGTAGAAGCAGTAGATCGTTTCCAAGATCTTGTGCAAGCAGGTGCATTCCCAGATGGCGCTACCTCCATTGATGCTAACGCAGGTGGGAATATCTTCAAATCCGGTAAAGCTGCTATGTGGGTTATCGGTTCATGGGAAACAGGTGCGGTTGACGCTTCCTCTGTAGCTGGAAAAGCAGGAGCCTTCCAATTCCCAACCGTTAATGGTAAAGGCGATCCAAATGAATTCATGCTCGCACCAGGTAGCGCATTTGCAATTTCTGCGAACAGTGAGCATTTACAAGAAACGAAAGACTTCTTGAACTTCTTCACGCTGAACTTTCCTAAAAAACAATTTGAACTCAAAAATGCTGTAGGGATTGGTCAAAAAGTGGAGGGAGATCTGAAAGCCGCAGGCTACTCTGATCTGGCGATCAACATTTCAGGGCTGTTCAATCAGGTAAAAGGTGGCGACTTGGCCTTTGACAACACCATGAACCCAGCTACGGCGCAGGTGCATCTCAGCAGCATCCAAAATCTTTTTGTGCAAAAAATGGATTCCGCTCAAGTGGCTAAAGAACATCAAACCGCATTTGAAGCAAATAAATAA
- a CDS encoding GNAT family N-acetyltransferase, whose amino-acid sequence MESHLVEQGNQWGVLLLLPASAYAYDHRVYPQADYIVFMDYSSPDVFPALFKLLPPQAKFVFKLQDMKYKEALSSHFSMEKVRGFYSYSTTEGQMFPKDEEVVISHVVDDRLIPLWAANHYTKDEIEDYFQNGAFSVSIFTGDNPVSTCLAFRNEESIWEIGAVHTLESFQRNGYAKKVVQTALQETLERGFIPRYHVLETNQVSIRLAESIGLVHCVQLEHWINYIQ is encoded by the coding sequence ATGGAGTCTCATCTTGTCGAGCAAGGAAATCAATGGGGTGTTTTATTGCTTCTTCCTGCCTCAGCCTACGCATATGATCATAGAGTGTATCCTCAAGCGGATTACATCGTATTTATGGATTACAGCAGCCCAGATGTATTTCCGGCTCTGTTTAAACTGCTGCCTCCGCAAGCAAAATTTGTTTTTAAACTGCAAGACATGAAATACAAAGAGGCATTGTCATCACATTTTTCAATGGAGAAAGTCCGAGGTTTCTACTCATACAGTACAACTGAGGGACAAATGTTTCCGAAGGATGAAGAAGTTGTTATCAGTCATGTGGTTGATGACAGATTAATTCCGCTGTGGGCTGCTAATCATTACACTAAAGACGAAATAGAAGATTATTTTCAAAATGGTGCTTTTTCCGTGTCAATCTTCACAGGCGACAATCCAGTCAGTACCTGCCTAGCGTTCCGTAATGAAGAATCCATCTGGGAAATCGGCGCTGTACATACTTTAGAATCTTTTCAAAGAAACGGGTATGCGAAAAAGGTGGTCCAAACAGCCCTACAAGAAACGTTAGAACGTGGGTTTATTCCACGCTATCATGTGCTTGAAACAAATCAAGTATCGATCAGATTAGCTGAATCCATTGGACTCGTTCATTGTGTGCAGCTTGAACACTGGATTAACTATATCCAATAA
- a CDS encoding GerAB/ArcD/ProY family transporter, translating to MFKNTDDKITTSQASIILTNSMLGAGILTLPRSLVKAVQTPDAWISVVLGGIVVFMAIMIMVKLSQQFPGKTVFQYSKRIVGNLPGGVLSSLLILYFIVVAGFEIRVLAEVTLFFLLEGTPIWAIVIPFIWVGTYLVYGGINSIARVFQIVFPISIFILIICFILSTRIFDIQHLRPFLSEGMMPVIRGMKSGILIFTGCEVVMTMTAFMQHPQQAVRGVLVGFCIPLVLYLVTVVMVIGGLTINSVMTSTWPTIDLVRSFEITGFFFERFEFPLLVIWLMQMFCNFCSFFFNASLGISQLFRLKIHPVMFALMPVIFICTMIPKHINDVFSLGDMIGNMGVLIFILLPLLLSIVLIIRKKGLKQNV from the coding sequence GTGTTCAAAAATACTGATGATAAGATCACAACCTCTCAAGCTTCCATTATACTGACCAATTCGATGCTAGGAGCTGGAATTTTGACCTTGCCTAGAAGTCTTGTCAAGGCAGTGCAGACTCCCGATGCTTGGATTTCTGTGGTGCTTGGCGGTATTGTCGTATTTATGGCAATTATGATTATGGTGAAGCTTAGTCAGCAATTTCCTGGTAAGACTGTTTTTCAGTATTCTAAAAGAATCGTAGGGAATCTCCCAGGCGGGGTACTGAGTTCTCTTCTGATTCTATATTTTATAGTGGTTGCAGGCTTCGAAATCCGAGTCCTGGCGGAAGTAACATTGTTTTTTCTTCTGGAAGGGACTCCGATTTGGGCGATTGTGATACCGTTCATCTGGGTAGGCACTTATTTGGTGTATGGGGGGATTAATTCCATTGCCCGCGTCTTTCAGATTGTATTTCCGATCAGCATATTTATACTGATCATTTGTTTTATTTTAAGCACCAGGATATTTGATATCCAGCATTTACGGCCTTTTCTGAGTGAGGGTATGATGCCTGTAATCCGAGGTATGAAGTCTGGCATCCTGATTTTCACTGGCTGTGAGGTTGTGATGACGATGACGGCCTTTATGCAGCATCCACAGCAAGCAGTCAGAGGGGTGTTGGTCGGATTTTGTATCCCTCTAGTATTGTATCTGGTTACTGTTGTGATGGTTATAGGTGGCCTGACCATCAATTCTGTAATGACTAGCACTTGGCCTACGATAGATTTGGTCCGGAGCTTTGAAATTACGGGTTTCTTTTTTGAACGATTTGAATTTCCACTGCTGGTCATCTGGCTGATGCAGATGTTCTGCAATTTTTGCAGCTTTTTCTTTAATGCATCTCTTGGCATTTCCCAGCTGTTCCGCCTGAAGATCCATCCTGTTATGTTTGCCTTAATGCCCGTAATCTTCATCTGCACGATGATCCCTAAACACATCAATGATGTCTTCAGTCTTGGGGATATGATTGGCAATATGGGTGTGTTGATCTTTATATTGCTGCCATTGTTATTGTCGATCGTGTTAATCATCAGGAAGAAAGGACTCAAGCAGAATGTGTAG